Proteins encoded together in one Triticum dicoccoides isolate Atlit2015 ecotype Zavitan chromosome 7B, WEW_v2.0, whole genome shotgun sequence window:
- the LOC119337485 gene encoding uncharacterized protein LOC119337485 isoform X1 has translation MDRRASITKIDLEYMLCDEDAYPRALPFSLLEQITNGFSDEHIIGRGGFSVVYMGKLSNGAVAVKRLTHAYRHEAAFQREVECLVKTRHKSIIRFLGYCSDTQGSMGTYDGKFVMAETQQRLLCFEYLPNGSLSDYIQDSSAGLEWRERYKIIKGICEGLTYLHHNNILHLDLKPGNVLMDEDMLPKIADFGHSRSLEKYQTSINTTTFSGTLGYMAPEFAGHKITRTFDLYSLGVIIIEILTGKRGYHNVENILQSWSNRSNILQRGQIQVCSEIAIECMDFNPSKRPVSTQQIIDRLFAAESSTQVIPAGGTSKTLLLDKFVLYFPFEPNKVITFPLQLTNNTNKHVAFRLTNKHMESSFLRLPLYGLVPPNTPYTIIMTTHEKEELPPKYIIDVILHSATLTLGDDGHVYTSQIHIDKFFQEMANGVQEVKLKALYTLPRHITTLSFKPISPSTQIICKVKGPALYSLDTNQAKQWIIIGEDNGHVGFWDYQTQRKVDSIKVSSNRVTCLKFIERKQWIVAGTNNGNVHVYDYRQMRKITSFRVGTFEDLVSLAVHPTRPYLLSAGTSMKLWDWDKGWECIQTFQDKNHDTTYQVAFNQIGTFVGSSMDYTVKVWSLDSCECNHALLGHSNKINCLAFFTCHDEEFLVTGSDDQTAKIWYLQKNICAYTLEAFVSPVTSVLYQPSHQTLIMGSKDGAIYLWGTKNCRIYSSPPMLKRIIMIGCTGATYHLACAMGRVVIGKENTVAIMDIDNVNYKEQSTYYSEQQPSPDTRHYARDTTSRQEILWPINKLLDVQPLDLHFPYDSNEPIPCSLHLTNNTDENVAFRLVDKSGKSAWCFVKMPLYGVVPRKSTYILIVTTKEEMKLKEETDFDLVIQSILLGNKYITVFDNQTESDEVFEEAKGFGNMLHEVALKAVYLQFGEITSECFIQSQNILVKYNPDTLCSLDAHPVEPWILTGHGSGYARLWNHHIKYPLSSFKISEYAVGCAKFIARREWLVAITDRGHLYVYDCACVMNIKEITAVRPTGVTITPLLAIHPILPYVLSFPTMVLDWDQGWKVTQIIDGTSMVTAAFNPEDANSFVSGSSDGEVKIWKLDSTDPEYCLHGHLDAVNCLDFLTLWDRQYLITGSNDCSAKIWDMQKRACICTLEAMSPVRCVLVHPTLPVVITGTEHGIIHVWSSTDFRLKRTINLGGGGPVVGLACLMGSRRVVIGQGNAIRTIEIRNDDGIDCPPSDVDTGPTIVGKK, from the exons ATGGATCGCCGAGCTAGTATCACAAAAATAGACCTGGAGTACATGCTATGCGATGAGGATGCATACCCACGGGCCCTGCCATTCTCACTTTTGGAACAAATCACAAATGGTTTCTCTGATGAACATATAATTGGCAGAGGTGGCTTCTCGGTGGTTTATATG GGAAAGCTTAGCAATGGTGCCGTCGCTGTAAAGAGGCTGACACATGCATACAGACATGAGGCAGCCTTCCAACGAGAGGTTGAGTGTCTCGTGAAGACGAGGCACAAAAGCATCATACGATTTTTGGGATATTGTTCTGACACACAAGGGAGCATGGGAACGTACGACGGAAAATTTGTCATGGCAGAAACACAACAAAGGTTGCTCTGCTTCGAATACCTACCTAATGGAAGTCTTTCTGATTACATCCAAG ATTCATCGGCGGGACTTGAATGGAGAGAGCGATATAAAATAATCAAAGGGATTTGTGAAGGATTAACTTACCTTCACCATAATAACATTTTGCACTTAGATCTAAAACCTGGAAATGTATTGATGGATGAGGATATGTTGCCAAAAATTGCTGATTTCGGCCATTCAAGGTCCTTGGAGAAATATCAAACGTCGATCAATACAACAACATTCTCAGGAACATT GGGATATATGGCACCGGAATTTGCTGGCCATAAGATCACACGCACATTTGACTTGTATAGTCTTGGTGTTATTATCATTGAAATATTGACAGGGAAGAGAGGGTATCACAATGTTGAAAAT ATACTTCAAAGTTGGAGTAATAGGTCGAATATATTGCAACGCGGCCAAATACAAGTATGCTCTGAGATTGCGATTGAGTGCATGGACTTCAACCCATCCAAAAGACCAGTAAGTACGCAGCAAATAATTGATAGGCTCTTCGCTGCAGAAAGTAGTACACAGGTAATCCCAGCTGGTGGGACAAGCAAGACTCTTCTCCTTGACAAGTTCGTGCTTTACTTCCCCTTCGAGCCCAACAAGGTTATTACGTTCCCGCTGCAGCTAACAAATAACACCAATAAACACGTTGCATTTAGGCTTACAAACAAGCACATGGAGTCCTCTTTCCTTAGGCTGCCATTGTatggccttgtgccaccaaacaccCCTTACACTATCATCATGACAACACATGAGAAAGAAGAACTACCACCAAAGTATATCATAGATGTGATCCTCCATAGTGCTACACTAACATTGGGGGATGATGGCCATGTATACACTTCCCAAATCCATATAGACAAGTTTTTTCAAGAAATGGCGAATGGAGTGCAGGAGGTAAAGCTGAAGGCACTTTATACTCTGCCACGACACATCACAACATTGTCGTTTAAG CCAATCTCGCCCAGCACCCAA ATAATATGCAAGGTAAAAGGCCCCGCCCTGTATTCTTTGGACACAAATCAGGCCAAACAATG GATAATAATAGGAGAAGACAATGGACATGTTGGCTTTTGGGACTATCAGACACAG AGAAAAGTGGATTCAATAAAAGTCTCCTCCAACCGTG TTACGTGCCTTAAATTTATTGAAAGAAAGCAATGGATTGTTGCTGGGACAAATAATGGTAACGTCCATGTGTACGACTACAGACAAATGAGAAAGATCACAAGTTTCAGAGTTGGTACATTTGAGGATCTCGTCTCACTGGCTGTTCATCCAACCCGGCCGTATTTGCTGTCAGCGGGTACAAGCATGAAACTTTGGGACTGGGACAAGGGCTGGGAGTGCATCCAAACATTCCAGGATAAAAACCACGACACAACATATCAAGTCGCATTTAACCAAATTGGCACCTTTGTTGGTAGTTCAATGGATTACACAGTGAag GTTTGGAGTCTAGATTCATGCGAATGCAACCATGCTCTGCTTGGGCATTCAAACAAAATTAACTGCTTGGCTTTCTTCACGTGCCACGATGAGGAGTTTTTGGTTACAGGTTCAGATGATCAGACTGCCAAG ATATGGTATTTGCAGAAGAACATATGTGCATATACACTCGAAGCTTTCGTATCTCCAGTTACATCTGTCCTGTACCAACCAAGTCATCAGACACTAATTATGGGTTCAAAAGATGGTGCTATTTATTTGTGGGGCACCAAAAATTGCAG GATATATTCATCTCCCCCCATGCTTAAAAGGATCATCATGATCGGTTGTACGGGAGCTACCTACCATCTCGCGTGTGCGATGGGAAG GGTTGTGATTGGGAAGGAAAACACAGTAGCAATTATGGATATTGATAATGTGAATTATAAGGAGCAATCAACATATTACAGTGAGCAGCAGCCAAGTCCAGATACAAGACACTATGCTAGAGACACAACGTCCAGG CAGGAAATCCTATGGCCCATCAACAAGCTACTTGACGTCCAGCCACTGGATCTCCACTTCCCCTATGATTCCAATGAACCAATCCCATGCTCACTACACCTAACGAACAACACTGATGAAAATGTTGCTTTTAGACTTGTCGACAAGAGCGGCAAATCTGCATGGTGCTTCGTAAAGATGCCATTGTACGGTGTTGTGCCTCGCAAATCAACTTACATTTTGATTGTCACAACGAAAGAGGAGATGAAACTAAAGGAAGAGACAGACTTTGATCTTGTTATTCAGAGTATTTTATTGGGAAACAAGTACATAACTGTATTTGACAACCAAACTGAGTCTGATGAAGTTTTTGAAGAAGCCAAAGGGTTTGGGAATATGCTGCATGAGGTGGCACTGAAAGCTGTTTATCTACAGTTTGGAGAGATCACGTCGGAG TGCTTTATTCAATCCCAGAATATATTGGTGAAGTATAATCCTGACACTCTGTGTTCCCTGGATGCACATCCGGTAGAACCATG GATTTTAACAGGTCATGGAAGCGGATATGCTCGTCTATGGAACCATCATATCAAG TACCCGTTGAGTTCGTTTAAAATTTCAGAGTATGCAG TAGGCTGCGCCAAATTTATTGCAAGACGGGAATGGTTGGTAGCTATAACAGATCGTGGTCACCTCTATGTTTACGACTGTGCATGTGTAATGAATATCAAAGAGATCACGGCTGTTAGGCCTACTGGTGTCACTATCACTCCACTACTAGCCATTCATCCAATCCTTCCATATGTGCTATCATTTCCTACAATGGTTTTAGACTGGGACCAGGGCTGGAAGGTCACACAAATAATTGATGGTACTAGCATGGTGACAGCCGCATTTAACCCAGAAGACGCCAACAGTTTTGTGAGTGGGTCTTCTGATGGCGAAGTAAAG ATTTGGAAGCTCGATTCTACCGACCCTGAATATTGCCTCCATGGTCATTTGGATGCTGTGAACTGCCTTGATTTTTTGACACTCTGGGATCGACAGTATTTGATTACTGGCTCTAATGATTGCTCTGCCAAG ATCTGGGATATGCAGAAAAGGGCCTGCATTTGTACGCTGGAAGCTATGTCACCAGTTCGTTGTGTCCTGGTCCATCCAACACTTCCAGTCGTAATTACAGGAACAGAACATGGCATCATTCATGTGTGGAGCTCCACTGATTTCAG GCTAAAGAGAACCATTAACTTAGGCGGTGGTGGACCTGTTGTTGGTCTCGCATGTTTGATGGGTTCACGAAG GGTTGTGATTGGGCAAGGAAATGCTATACGTACCATAGAAATCCGTAATGATGACGGGATCGACTGTCCTCCAAGCGATGTAGACACCGGCCCCACCATCGTTGGCAAGAAATGA
- the LOC119337485 gene encoding uncharacterized protein LOC119337485 isoform X3, with amino-acid sequence MDRRASITKIDLEYMLCDEDAYPRALPFSLLEQITNGFSDEHIIGRGGFSVVYMGKLSNGAVAVKRLTHAYRHEAAFQREVECLVKTRHKSIIRFLGYCSDTQGSMGTYDGKFVMAETQQRLLCFEYLPNGSLSDYIQDSSAGLEWRERYKIIKGICEGLTYLHHNNILHLDLKPGNVLMDEDMLPKIADFGHSRSLEKYQTSINTTTFSGTLGYMAPEFAGHKITRTFDLYSLGVIIIEILTGKRGYHNVENILQSWSNRSNILQRGQIQVCSEIAIECMDFNPSKRPVSTQQIIDRLFAAESSTQVIPAGGTSKTLLLDKFVLYFPFEPNKVITFPLQLTNNTNKHVAFRLTNKHMESSFLRLPLYGLVPPNTPYTIIMTTHEKEELPPKYIIDVILHSATLTLGDDGHVYTSQIHIDKFFQEMANGVQEVKLKALYTLPRHITTLSFKPISPSTQIICKVKGPALYSLDTNQAKQWIIIGEDNGHVGFWDYQTQRKVDSIKVSSNRVTCLKFIERKQWIVAGTNNGNVHVYDYRQMRKITSFRVGTFEDLVSLAVHPTRPYLLSAGTSMKLWDWDKGWECIQTFQDKNHDTTYQVAFNQIGTFVGSSMDYTVKVWSLDSCECNHALLGHSNKINCLAFFTCHDEEFLVTGSDDQTAKIWYLQKNICAYTLEAFVSPVTSVLYQPSHQTLIMGSKDGAIYLWGTKNCRIYSSPPMLKRIIMIGCTGATYHLACAMGRVVIGKENTVAIMDIDNVNYKEQSTYYSEQQPSPDTRHYARDTTSRQEILWPINKLLDVQPLDLHFPYDSNEPIPCSLHLTNNTDENVAFRLVDKSGKSAWCFVKMPLYGVVPRKSTYILIVTTKEEMKLKEETDFDLVIQSILLGNKYITVFDNQTESDEVFEEAKGFGNMLHEVALKAVYLQFGEITSECFIQSQNILVKYNPDTLCSLDAHPVEPWILTGHGSGYARLWNHHIKYPLSSFKISEYAGCAKFIARREWLVAITDRGHLYVYDCACVMNIKEITAVRPTGVTITPLLAIHPILPYVLSFPTMVLDWDQGWKVTQIIDGTSMVTAAFNPEDANSFVSGSSDGEVKIWKLDSTDPEYCLHGHLDAVNCLDFLTLWDRQYLITGSNDCSAKIWDMQKRACICTLEAMSPVRCVLVHPTLPVVITGTEHGIIHVWSSTDFRLKRTINLGGGGPVVGLACLMGSRRVVIGQGNAIRTIEIRNDDGIDCPPSDVDTGPTIVGKK; translated from the exons ATGGATCGCCGAGCTAGTATCACAAAAATAGACCTGGAGTACATGCTATGCGATGAGGATGCATACCCACGGGCCCTGCCATTCTCACTTTTGGAACAAATCACAAATGGTTTCTCTGATGAACATATAATTGGCAGAGGTGGCTTCTCGGTGGTTTATATG GGAAAGCTTAGCAATGGTGCCGTCGCTGTAAAGAGGCTGACACATGCATACAGACATGAGGCAGCCTTCCAACGAGAGGTTGAGTGTCTCGTGAAGACGAGGCACAAAAGCATCATACGATTTTTGGGATATTGTTCTGACACACAAGGGAGCATGGGAACGTACGACGGAAAATTTGTCATGGCAGAAACACAACAAAGGTTGCTCTGCTTCGAATACCTACCTAATGGAAGTCTTTCTGATTACATCCAAG ATTCATCGGCGGGACTTGAATGGAGAGAGCGATATAAAATAATCAAAGGGATTTGTGAAGGATTAACTTACCTTCACCATAATAACATTTTGCACTTAGATCTAAAACCTGGAAATGTATTGATGGATGAGGATATGTTGCCAAAAATTGCTGATTTCGGCCATTCAAGGTCCTTGGAGAAATATCAAACGTCGATCAATACAACAACATTCTCAGGAACATT GGGATATATGGCACCGGAATTTGCTGGCCATAAGATCACACGCACATTTGACTTGTATAGTCTTGGTGTTATTATCATTGAAATATTGACAGGGAAGAGAGGGTATCACAATGTTGAAAAT ATACTTCAAAGTTGGAGTAATAGGTCGAATATATTGCAACGCGGCCAAATACAAGTATGCTCTGAGATTGCGATTGAGTGCATGGACTTCAACCCATCCAAAAGACCAGTAAGTACGCAGCAAATAATTGATAGGCTCTTCGCTGCAGAAAGTAGTACACAGGTAATCCCAGCTGGTGGGACAAGCAAGACTCTTCTCCTTGACAAGTTCGTGCTTTACTTCCCCTTCGAGCCCAACAAGGTTATTACGTTCCCGCTGCAGCTAACAAATAACACCAATAAACACGTTGCATTTAGGCTTACAAACAAGCACATGGAGTCCTCTTTCCTTAGGCTGCCATTGTatggccttgtgccaccaaacaccCCTTACACTATCATCATGACAACACATGAGAAAGAAGAACTACCACCAAAGTATATCATAGATGTGATCCTCCATAGTGCTACACTAACATTGGGGGATGATGGCCATGTATACACTTCCCAAATCCATATAGACAAGTTTTTTCAAGAAATGGCGAATGGAGTGCAGGAGGTAAAGCTGAAGGCACTTTATACTCTGCCACGACACATCACAACATTGTCGTTTAAG CCAATCTCGCCCAGCACCCAA ATAATATGCAAGGTAAAAGGCCCCGCCCTGTATTCTTTGGACACAAATCAGGCCAAACAATG GATAATAATAGGAGAAGACAATGGACATGTTGGCTTTTGGGACTATCAGACACAG AGAAAAGTGGATTCAATAAAAGTCTCCTCCAACCGTG TTACGTGCCTTAAATTTATTGAAAGAAAGCAATGGATTGTTGCTGGGACAAATAATGGTAACGTCCATGTGTACGACTACAGACAAATGAGAAAGATCACAAGTTTCAGAGTTGGTACATTTGAGGATCTCGTCTCACTGGCTGTTCATCCAACCCGGCCGTATTTGCTGTCAGCGGGTACAAGCATGAAACTTTGGGACTGGGACAAGGGCTGGGAGTGCATCCAAACATTCCAGGATAAAAACCACGACACAACATATCAAGTCGCATTTAACCAAATTGGCACCTTTGTTGGTAGTTCAATGGATTACACAGTGAag GTTTGGAGTCTAGATTCATGCGAATGCAACCATGCTCTGCTTGGGCATTCAAACAAAATTAACTGCTTGGCTTTCTTCACGTGCCACGATGAGGAGTTTTTGGTTACAGGTTCAGATGATCAGACTGCCAAG ATATGGTATTTGCAGAAGAACATATGTGCATATACACTCGAAGCTTTCGTATCTCCAGTTACATCTGTCCTGTACCAACCAAGTCATCAGACACTAATTATGGGTTCAAAAGATGGTGCTATTTATTTGTGGGGCACCAAAAATTGCAG GATATATTCATCTCCCCCCATGCTTAAAAGGATCATCATGATCGGTTGTACGGGAGCTACCTACCATCTCGCGTGTGCGATGGGAAG GGTTGTGATTGGGAAGGAAAACACAGTAGCAATTATGGATATTGATAATGTGAATTATAAGGAGCAATCAACATATTACAGTGAGCAGCAGCCAAGTCCAGATACAAGACACTATGCTAGAGACACAACGTCCAGG CAGGAAATCCTATGGCCCATCAACAAGCTACTTGACGTCCAGCCACTGGATCTCCACTTCCCCTATGATTCCAATGAACCAATCCCATGCTCACTACACCTAACGAACAACACTGATGAAAATGTTGCTTTTAGACTTGTCGACAAGAGCGGCAAATCTGCATGGTGCTTCGTAAAGATGCCATTGTACGGTGTTGTGCCTCGCAAATCAACTTACATTTTGATTGTCACAACGAAAGAGGAGATGAAACTAAAGGAAGAGACAGACTTTGATCTTGTTATTCAGAGTATTTTATTGGGAAACAAGTACATAACTGTATTTGACAACCAAACTGAGTCTGATGAAGTTTTTGAAGAAGCCAAAGGGTTTGGGAATATGCTGCATGAGGTGGCACTGAAAGCTGTTTATCTACAGTTTGGAGAGATCACGTCGGAG TGCTTTATTCAATCCCAGAATATATTGGTGAAGTATAATCCTGACACTCTGTGTTCCCTGGATGCACATCCGGTAGAACCATG GATTTTAACAGGTCATGGAAGCGGATATGCTCGTCTATGGAACCATCATATCAAG TACCCGTTGAGTTCGTTTAAAATTTCAGAGTATGCAG GCTGCGCCAAATTTATTGCAAGACGGGAATGGTTGGTAGCTATAACAGATCGTGGTCACCTCTATGTTTACGACTGTGCATGTGTAATGAATATCAAAGAGATCACGGCTGTTAGGCCTACTGGTGTCACTATCACTCCACTACTAGCCATTCATCCAATCCTTCCATATGTGCTATCATTTCCTACAATGGTTTTAGACTGGGACCAGGGCTGGAAGGTCACACAAATAATTGATGGTACTAGCATGGTGACAGCCGCATTTAACCCAGAAGACGCCAACAGTTTTGTGAGTGGGTCTTCTGATGGCGAAGTAAAG ATTTGGAAGCTCGATTCTACCGACCCTGAATATTGCCTCCATGGTCATTTGGATGCTGTGAACTGCCTTGATTTTTTGACACTCTGGGATCGACAGTATTTGATTACTGGCTCTAATGATTGCTCTGCCAAG ATCTGGGATATGCAGAAAAGGGCCTGCATTTGTACGCTGGAAGCTATGTCACCAGTTCGTTGTGTCCTGGTCCATCCAACACTTCCAGTCGTAATTACAGGAACAGAACATGGCATCATTCATGTGTGGAGCTCCACTGATTTCAG GCTAAAGAGAACCATTAACTTAGGCGGTGGTGGACCTGTTGTTGGTCTCGCATGTTTGATGGGTTCACGAAG GGTTGTGATTGGGCAAGGAAATGCTATACGTACCATAGAAATCCGTAATGATGACGGGATCGACTGTCCTCCAAGCGATGTAGACACCGGCCCCACCATCGTTGGCAAGAAATGA